The Callithrix jacchus isolate 240 chromosome X, calJac240_pri, whole genome shotgun sequence genome contains a region encoding:
- the OOSP4B gene encoding oocyte-secreted protein 4B produces the protein MKTSVLLGGSFFFSLLFWNSGLNLAITAMCSDDWLLVRMKINLFDNNLEVRIGDIHLGDNCLVTKLLSFNYEFSYPVTSCGIKKMMFQGNVAILSEISYRPMLHTTYKFPVVCFVKRLKFPSVIQFEINGFDANNLKNTPQKTKGQEPLAPAQSKIWEPNINSVNKEQISMSHCINNACVIIPFPP, from the coding sequence ATGAAGACCTCTGTGCTCTTAGGCgggtctttcttcttttctttattgttttggaATTCTGGACTCAACCTAGCAATAACTGCAATGTGTTCTGATGATTGGTTGTTAGTCAGAATGAAAATAAACCTTTTTGATAACAACTTGGAAGTTAGAATTGGCGACATACACCTGGGAGATAACTGTCTTGTAACAAAACTGTTGTCATTTAACTACGAGTTTTCTTATCCTGTCACTTCTTGTGGGATCAAGAAAATGATGTTCCAAGGAAATGTTGCCATATTATCAGAGATCAGTTACAGACCAATGTTGCATACTACCTATAAATTTCCAGTTGTTTGCTTTGTGAAGAGGCTTAAATTCCCATCTGTGATACAATTTGAAATAAATGGGTTTGATGCCAACAACTTGAAAAAtactcctcaaaaaacaaaaggacaaGAGCCACTAGCTCCTGCACAAAGTAAAATATGGGAACCTAATATTAACAGTGTTAATAAGGAGCAAATATCCATGAGTCACTGCATCAATAATGCCTGTGTTATAATACCCTTTCCTCCCTAA